In Erythrobacter sp. F6033, a single genomic region encodes these proteins:
- a CDS encoding SDR family oxidoreductase: MTLPAVLITGGATRIGAELARGFAAAGWHVVIHYKSSTDPADALALELGTAETVQCDLTDDDAALAMVAKLAQRLPNWRCLINSASVFHYDGATNLDPATNREAMQVNSLSPARMSQAYLAHARSSAQRCVIQITDMKIANPNPDFFSYTMSKHALSSTIKMLAKGTAREGGRIYGIAPGAILASHDQSEEETELSHRLNLLKRKTNAREIVDAALFLSSGQLRSGETLFIDSGQHLLDQDRDVIWLAREQATARGIQA; this comes from the coding sequence ATGACACTCCCAGCCGTCTTGATAACCGGAGGCGCCACCAGAATAGGCGCGGAGCTCGCTCGAGGCTTTGCGGCAGCCGGCTGGCATGTCGTCATCCATTACAAATCCTCAACCGATCCCGCCGATGCCTTGGCCCTTGAGTTAGGGACTGCGGAAACGGTGCAGTGCGATTTGACCGATGACGATGCAGCGTTGGCAATGGTTGCCAAGTTGGCTCAACGCCTGCCGAATTGGCGATGTCTGATAAATTCGGCGTCGGTCTTTCACTACGATGGTGCAACCAATCTTGATCCCGCAACGAACCGGGAAGCAATGCAGGTCAACTCTCTCTCCCCGGCGCGGATGTCTCAGGCGTATTTGGCTCACGCTCGCAGCTCGGCGCAGCGCTGTGTCATCCAGATTACTGATATGAAGATCGCCAACCCAAATCCTGACTTCTTCAGCTACACAATGTCAAAGCACGCGCTGTCTTCGACGATCAAGATGCTGGCGAAAGGTACTGCGCGAGAAGGAGGCCGCATCTATGGCATCGCGCCCGGCGCCATCCTGGCAAGCCATGATCAAAGCGAGGAAGAGACCGAGCTTTCCCATCGGCTCAACCTCCTAAAACGAAAGACCAATGCTCGCGAAATAGTAGACGCCGCTCTGTTTTTGTCATCCGGTCAATTGCGCAGTGGAGAGACGCTGTTCATCGATAGCGGCCAACACCTGCTCGATCAGGACCGCGATGTCATCTGGCTGGCCCGCGAACAAGCGACGGCGCGTGGTATTCAAGCATGA
- a CDS encoding glycine zipper 2TM domain-containing protein, translating to MKKIALVAAAGSLAAFSAPAQAAEFTPNLTDQSMATIVLAETPFEYVANLDDDRWDDDDDYYERRRYKKNKRYRGDRYDRYGRYYEPQRVRRGDRVWRGRDGRYYCKRDNGTTGLIIGAAGGALIGRAIDTRGDRTVGTLLGGALGAVLGREIDRGSARCR from the coding sequence ATGAAGAAAATCGCTCTAGTCGCCGCAGCCGGTTCGCTCGCTGCATTCTCCGCTCCAGCACAGGCTGCGGAGTTCACCCCCAACCTAACGGACCAGTCAATGGCTACCATCGTTCTGGCGGAAACGCCGTTTGAGTATGTGGCGAATCTTGATGATGATCGTTGGGACGATGACGATGATTATTATGAGCGTCGTCGTTACAAGAAGAACAAGCGTTACCGCGGTGACCGCTACGACCGCTACGGTCGGTATTACGAACCACAGCGCGTCCGGCGCGGTGATCGGGTCTGGCGTGGCCGTGACGGCCGCTATTACTGCAAGCGTGACAACGGCACGACTGGTCTAATCATTGGTGCCGCTGGTGGCGCGTTGATTGGTCGAGCAATCGACACGCGCGGTGACAGAACCGTCGGCACCTTGCTTGGCGGCGCATTGGGCGCGGTTCTTGGCAGGGAGATAGATCGCGGATCGGCTCGCTGTCGGTAA
- a CDS encoding MOSC domain-containing protein, whose amino-acid sequence MKRTIEAICTGTARPFNGAETSAIIKRPRERIVQILEDGLAPDEQADRRVHGGPEMALHLYPLDHHAFWREQIGPIDLLDEPGAFGSNLAVSDLSEDDVHIGDRFKLGGALIEISQPRQPCWKIEHRFSSVCEAKGMVAKIIKTARCGWYFRVLEIGDAQAGDMLERVETGHSDWTVARTFNALIAGKADSDELKELAALPRLAPKLRSKALAKLG is encoded by the coding sequence GTGAAACGAACGATCGAGGCCATTTGCACGGGCACAGCACGCCCATTTAACGGGGCCGAGACAAGCGCCATCATAAAGCGTCCACGCGAAAGGATCGTGCAGATCCTTGAAGACGGCCTCGCGCCCGATGAACAAGCTGACCGCAGAGTGCATGGCGGCCCCGAAATGGCATTGCACCTTTACCCTTTGGACCATCACGCTTTCTGGCGAGAACAGATTGGTCCGATCGATTTACTCGACGAACCGGGCGCATTCGGATCAAACCTCGCCGTAAGCGACTTATCAGAAGATGATGTCCATATCGGTGATCGCTTCAAGCTCGGCGGCGCTTTGATCGAGATAAGCCAGCCGCGCCAGCCGTGTTGGAAGATCGAACACCGGTTCAGTTCAGTTTGCGAGGCCAAAGGGATGGTTGCAAAAATCATCAAGACCGCGCGGTGCGGCTGGTACTTCCGTGTTCTTGAAATTGGTGACGCGCAAGCTGGGGACATGTTGGAACGCGTAGAGACTGGTCACTCCGACTGGACTGTGGCTCGAACATTCAACGCTCTCATCGCTGGAAAAGCCGACTCAGATGAACTGAAAGAGCTTGCCGCATTGCCAAGACTCGCACCAAAACTGCGCTCCAAGGCTCTCGCTAAACTCGGCTGA
- a CDS encoding class I SAM-dependent methyltransferase — MKYDAATIEYYEAAAPRYTLSTALDRHRHLDPFLDRLNQGARVLELGCGNGRDAKHMVDRGFEVDATDGTAAMVSKANASFDLKARQMRFDELKADQDYDAVWAHACLLHLPRAALSDALARIHRSLRPRGWHFANFKLCDAQHPNEGRDPLGRWTNLPDPKWLNVTYLQAGFEMVETDIYAGNGSDGVQRDWMALTARKA, encoded by the coding sequence GTGAAGTACGACGCTGCGACCATAGAATACTACGAAGCGGCTGCTCCCCGCTATACTTTAAGCACAGCGCTTGATCGCCATCGCCATCTCGACCCGTTTCTCGATCGCCTGAACCAAGGTGCGCGAGTGCTCGAGCTCGGATGCGGAAATGGACGCGATGCTAAACATATGGTCGATCGCGGTTTTGAGGTTGATGCGACGGACGGCACCGCAGCCATGGTGAGCAAAGCCAACGCATCCTTCGACTTGAAAGCGCGGCAGATGCGATTTGATGAGCTTAAGGCTGATCAGGACTATGACGCGGTCTGGGCGCATGCGTGCCTACTCCACCTGCCCCGCGCTGCGCTAAGCGATGCTTTGGCTCGCATTCATCGCTCGCTTCGGCCGAGAGGGTGGCACTTTGCGAACTTCAAGCTTTGTGATGCCCAGCATCCTAATGAAGGACGCGACCCGCTTGGCCGATGGACGAACCTGCCTGATCCGAAATGGTTGAATGTGACCTATCTGCAAGCCGGATTTGAGATGGTCGAGACCGATATATATGCCGGAAACGGCTCTGACGGGGTTCAACGCGATTGGATGGCTCTAACGGCGAGGAAAGCGTGA